A genomic region of Thermus hydrothermalis contains the following coding sequences:
- a CDS encoding M66 family metalloprotease: MAQFALLLALGLAVSLVSCQQQAQNQPPSFTLSDPNPASLTIPQGGSGTTQVTLTPTNGFTGAVSLSLVDRNTHNPVPGITLTPPSVSLAGSPVTQTLTVSVGSGVAPGTYPLKLRAVSGNITQEKNLDVTVSSPPSEDFTLTLESSALSVPQGGTAYVRLVVSGTYPGSIDLSLVDANKNPFSGVTLSPTSTPVPSAPNLELKASPSLSPGTYNLYVRGTGGSLTREVSLTLSVTPASANANLFIEKAEWGQTVLKENLRLVAGKPALLRVHLVASPSSVSLTTPIGGAVYVNNTFQGNLAFSCPNPIPTRATQGDLSSTCNATLPASWVAPGLRVELRVDPANQVPETNESDNLRVLTPAVGAGTTLYLTVVPVVHQGQTASVPDFPETLWRVWPLKDISFTIRTPYTFSGTLSASNGNTWAQLLVELRILRQTDGSGRYYYGFVRVTYTSGIAGIGYIGYPVAVGWDYASSAPVVMAHELGHNFGREHAPCGTSGDPNYPYPGGKIGTWGYDLATGTLRDPNERYDLMSYCGPQWVSDYTYEGAQGFLEATPPRPQSLPEEGLFFTGRIENGALVFNPPLLLKANPEGEPSPYRLRVDGLELPVYVLRDSEGTLHFQAKAPVARYTRVGLYLEGNLLGELVASLLPQAEPRVEAQEEGGFLWVRVQGAKSFAVFHVADDGTRTALTLFHPAGEARLALEGLPPGGHFEVQFTDGLSVRVVRLPR; encoded by the coding sequence ATGGCCCAGTTTGCTCTCCTCCTCGCCTTGGGCCTCGCTGTCTCCCTTGTTTCCTGCCAACAGCAAGCCCAAAACCAGCCTCCTTCCTTCACCCTCTCCGACCCCAACCCCGCAAGCCTCACCATCCCCCAAGGGGGGAGCGGGACCACCCAGGTCACCCTCACCCCCACGAACGGCTTCACGGGGGCCGTCAGCCTCTCCCTGGTGGACCGCAACACCCATAACCCCGTGCCCGGCATCACCCTCACCCCTCCCTCCGTTAGCCTCGCCGGCTCCCCCGTCACCCAGACCCTCACCGTCTCCGTGGGAAGCGGCGTGGCCCCGGGCACCTACCCCCTCAAGCTCCGCGCGGTCAGCGGCAACATCACCCAAGAGAAAAACCTGGACGTCACCGTGAGCTCGCCGCCTAGCGAGGATTTCACTCTCACGCTAGAAAGCTCAGCGCTCTCCGTCCCCCAAGGGGGCACGGCTTACGTGCGCCTTGTGGTTTCGGGTACGTATCCAGGCTCTATAGACCTAAGCCTCGTGGATGCCAATAAAAATCCCTTCTCGGGGGTGACCCTCTCCCCCACCTCCACCCCCGTGCCCTCGGCGCCCAACCTCGAGCTCAAAGCTTCCCCTTCCTTATCCCCGGGTACCTACAACCTCTATGTTCGGGGCACCGGAGGAAGCCTTACCCGCGAGGTATCCCTGACCCTCAGCGTAACCCCAGCCTCGGCGAACGCCAATCTTTTCATTGAGAAGGCCGAGTGGGGCCAAACCGTGCTTAAGGAAAATCTGCGCTTGGTAGCTGGGAAACCCGCCCTCCTCAGGGTGCACCTGGTGGCAAGCCCATCCTCTGTGTCTTTAACCACGCCGATTGGGGGCGCTGTCTATGTGAACAACACCTTCCAGGGGAACCTGGCCTTCTCCTGCCCAAACCCCATCCCCACCCGCGCCACGCAGGGCGACCTATCCTCCACCTGCAACGCCACCCTGCCCGCTTCCTGGGTGGCCCCGGGGCTTCGGGTGGAGCTCCGGGTGGACCCCGCCAACCAGGTTCCCGAAACCAACGAAAGCGACAACCTCCGCGTGCTCACGCCCGCAGTGGGCGCAGGCACCACCCTGTACCTCACCGTGGTGCCCGTGGTGCACCAGGGACAGACCGCCTCGGTACCCGACTTCCCAGAAACCCTTTGGCGCGTGTGGCCCTTGAAGGACATAAGCTTCACCATCCGGACCCCTTACACCTTCTCCGGAACCCTAAGCGCCAGCAACGGGAACACCTGGGCCCAATTGCTGGTTGAGCTCCGCATCTTGCGCCAAACAGATGGCAGCGGGCGGTACTACTACGGCTTTGTGCGGGTTACCTACACCTCGGGCATTGCGGGGATCGGGTACATCGGCTACCCGGTGGCGGTGGGTTGGGATTACGCCTCCTCTGCGCCCGTGGTCATGGCCCACGAGCTGGGGCACAACTTCGGGCGGGAACACGCCCCTTGCGGTACCTCCGGCGACCCCAACTACCCTTATCCGGGGGGAAAAATCGGCACCTGGGGCTATGACCTCGCCACGGGAACCCTCCGCGACCCCAACGAGCGCTACGACCTCATGAGCTACTGCGGGCCCCAATGGGTTTCCGATTACACCTATGAGGGGGCCCAGGGCTTTTTGGAGGCCACGCCCCCCCGTCCGCAAAGCCTCCCTGAAGAAGGGCTCTTCTTCACCGGTCGCATAGAAAACGGCGCACTGGTCTTCAACCCCCCGCTTCTCCTTAAGGCAAACCCTGAAGGAGAACCCTCCCCCTATCGCTTGAGGGTGGACGGCCTAGAGCTACCGGTGTATGTCCTCCGGGATTCGGAAGGGACCCTCCACTTCCAAGCCAAGGCGCCCGTGGCCCGCTACACCCGGGTGGGCCTCTACCTGGAAGGGAACCTTTTGGGGGAACTCGTGGCTTCCCTGCTTCCCCAAGCCGAACCGCGGGTAGAAGCCCAAGAGGAGGGAGGGTTCCTCTGGGTTCGGGTCCAGGGGGCCAAGAGCTTCGCGGTTTTCCACGTGGCCGATGACGGCACCCGCACCGCCCTCACCCTCTTCCACCCCGCCGGGGAAGCCCGCCTGGCCCTTGAGGGCCTACCCCCAGGAGGCCACTTTGAGGTCCAGTTCACGGACGGCCTAAGCGTCCGGGTCGTGCGTCTCCCTCGCTAG
- a CDS encoding response regulator transcription factor, producing the protein MATVLLVEDERAVRLGVRLALERAGHRVLEAENAHEAWPLLQEAEAVILDWMLPDEPGIKLLERMRQGAFAELPVLLLTARAEVRDRVEGLSRGADDYLAKPFATEELLARLEALLRRAGKPKRLKRGPLLLDLERMEASLEGKPLPLTRREFALLAYLAQHPGRVYTREALLEAVWGPDYFGTPRTVDQHILQLREKLGEDPKAPRFLETVRGLGYRFKEVG; encoded by the coding sequence GTGGCCACGGTGCTCCTGGTGGAGGACGAACGGGCGGTGCGGCTTGGGGTCCGCCTGGCCCTGGAGCGGGCCGGGCACCGGGTACTGGAGGCGGAAAACGCCCACGAGGCCTGGCCCCTCCTTCAGGAGGCGGAAGCGGTGATCCTGGACTGGATGCTTCCCGATGAGCCCGGGATCAAGCTCCTGGAAAGGATGCGCCAAGGCGCCTTCGCCGAGCTTCCCGTCCTCCTCCTCACCGCCCGCGCCGAGGTGCGGGACCGGGTGGAGGGCCTAAGCCGGGGGGCGGACGACTACCTGGCCAAGCCCTTCGCCACGGAGGAGCTTCTCGCCCGCCTCGAGGCCCTCCTGCGCCGGGCGGGGAAGCCCAAGCGCTTGAAGCGGGGCCCCCTTCTCCTGGACCTAGAGCGCATGGAGGCGAGCCTGGAGGGGAAACCCCTTCCCCTCACCCGGCGGGAGTTCGCCCTTTTGGCCTACTTGGCCCAGCATCCGGGCCGGGTCTACACCCGGGAAGCGCTCTTGGAGGCCGTCTGGGGTCCAGACTACTTTGGCACCCCCAGGACCGTGGACCAGCACATCCTGCAGCTACGGGAAAAGCTGGGCGAGGACCCCAAAGCCCCCCGCTTTTTGGAAACGGTACGGGGGCTTGGGTACCGCTTCAAGGAGGTGGGGTGA